ATCAAACTCACCCTTTGATGACCATTCACGCCAATTCCCCACGCCTGCGGGCATCATATTCACCCTTTGATGACCACTCTCGCCTTTTTCCCCCGCATGCGGGCATCATACTCACCCTTTGATGACCACTCTCGCCTTTTTCCCTCGCATGCGGTCATCATACTTCCCCTTTGATGACCACTCTCGCCTTTTTCCTTCGCCTGCGGTCATCATACTTCCCCTTTGATGACCACTCTCGCCTTTTTCCTCCGCTTTCGGGCATCATACTCACCCTTTGATGACCACTCTCGCCTTTTTCCCCCGCCTGCGGGCATCATACTCACCCTTTGATGACCACTCTCGCCTTTTTCCTCCGCTTTCGGGCATCATACTCACCCTTTGGTGACCGCTCACGCCACTTTCCCTCGATTACAGGCATCATTCCAGCTCCGTCCTTCTCCTCTACGTCTCCCGGGCCTCACTCATTCAACTTCATAAACGACAAAGTCCCCCGGCGGCTGCCAACGGGGGACTTTCTTATTCTTGCATTATTGGAAGTACTACGGTTACCTTCGTTCCGGCTCCCTTTTCGCTTTCGATGTGGATGTTGCCTTGATGCCTTTCAATGATTTTAAAGCAGACGGCCAATCCGAGTCCCGTCCCTTTTTCCTTAGTGGAATAGAATGGCTCACCCAAAGTCGACATCCGAGCTTTTTCAATCCCGATTCCGTTATCTACGATGGAAATGGTCACTTCTGCCGAGTTCCGTTCGACATTGATTTCCACTTCCCCTTCAATTTTCACAGCCTCGAGGCTATTTTTGATGATGTTGATGAATACTTGCTTCAATTGATTTTGATCTGCCATTATGAAGACTACCTCTTCCAAATGATTATTCAGGACAAGCTCCACCCCTTGCATATTGGCTTCAGCCTCCATCAGCACCATCACCTGATTCAAGACTTCCATCGGGTCTGTTTTCGTAAATTTCACTTCCTGATTTTTCCCCAGTATCAACATTTCACTCGAAATCAGATTGATTCGCTCTATTTCTGACATCATGATATCAAGGTATTGATAATCACTCGTTTTCTTCTGGCTCAACAACTGGACAAACCCCTTTAGTGAGGTGAGGGGATTTCTGATTTCATGGGCAACCGCCGCTGCCAGCTGTCCGATTACAGACATTTTTTCAGAGGTGATCATGAGTTCCTCGCTTTTCCTGCTTTCTGTGATGTCACGCAAAATGCCGAAGACTCCTGTCACTTCCATATTGATGACAATGGGAATCAAGGAGCAGCGTGTCAATCGCTCCTGCCCATCTGCATTCAACAAGGTCATTTCAAACTTTTGTGCTTCTCCTGCGAGTGCAGCGTTAAATGTATCCACCGCTTTTTGTTTATCATGATCGACAATCAGCTCGGCCATATTCATGCCCTTCAGTTCTTCTTCTCCATAACCAATGATTGCCTGTCCCTCCGGATTGACGGCAGCCAGCTTTCCTGCCTGTGTCATTTCAAAAACCCCATCAGGATTATAGTGGTATAAAGATTGATACCGCTGATTCTTTTCTTCCAGCTTATGTTCTTTAAGCAGAAGTTGTTTTTCTGAACTGAGGATGCTCTCGGTCCGCCTGTAAACAAGAATATAGATGATGACTCCCGTTACTAAAATGAAAAGCCACCCTTTATATCTTTGGAAAAAGATATATAATTGCAGCTTATTTTGAGCAAGGATTATGGAAAAATCATCGGACAGCACAATCCAGATGACGCCGATGACGATATATACGATGGCAATTTTCAATGCCGTTTTTTTTGATTGATTCATTTATCTTCACCGTCAATCTCTTTGATAATGGCCATTTTCGATAGGATGATTTCACCTCATCCCGTGTCGAAATCTCGTGCACTTTTTCTTCAGTCATCAATAACTTTAACATGCTAAAAAAGAAAAGCATATCAGCCAATAGAATTGTTACTTATATGGTCCACAACAAAGTTGATTTATATCCAGATCATGGTGAATCTATAAAAAGAAGCTGACTTCCCCTTTAGACATAAAGGAAAGCCAGCCGTATGATTAATCCTGATGTAAATTAAGCTTCTTCAGCGCTTCTGCAAGCGCCGGATTTGTAGGTTCGTCATCTTGCTTCTTCATATACTTTGCAACATCTCTTTTTGAGACCTTATTATTTTTTTGTTTGCTCTTTCTTTTATTGAATGCAGAGAGCTTTTCGCGGTGGCCGCACGTACACACAAAGGTCTGCCCTTCTCCTTCGCCTGTCATCTTCAGCTTTTTATGGCAGTTTGGACAGCGCGCATTGGTCACTTTGTATATATTTTTTCGATGGCCGCATTCACGATCCTGGCAAACGAGCATTTTCCCTTTTTTCCCGTTCACCTCAAGCATGAGTTTTCCGCAATCAGGGCATTTGCTTCCAGTAAGGTTATCATGCTTGAATTTTTGCTCGCTTCCCTTGATTTCGTTGACGACTTCTTTCGCATACGCCTTCATCTCATTGATGAATTTGCCCTTCGAAAGCTTGCCGTCGGAAATAGCCCCCAGTTTTTGCTCCCATTGGGCAGTCAACGATGGGGATTTCAAATCTTCAGGCACAAGATCCAAGAGCTGGCGGCCTTTTGAAGTCAGGAACAGATCCTTGCCTCTTTTTTCAATCAGGAATGTGTTGAAAAGCTTCTCGATGATATCGGCACGCGTGGCGACTGTCCCGAGTCCTCCTGTCTCATTGAGCGTTTTCTTCAGATCTTTTTGCCCTTCTTCCATGAACTTTACCGGGTTTTCCATCGCTCCCAGCAATGTTCCTTCGTTGAAACGCGCAGGCGGCTTCGTCTCGCCTGATGTGAGGGAAAGGCGATGGACCTTCAGTTCATCTCCTTTTTTCAGGGATGGAAGTAGCTGATCCATGATTTCATCCGATGAATCTTCATCTGTATCATACTGATAGAGCTGCTTCCACCCTTGTGAAAGGATCGTTTTTCCTTTTGCCGTAAACATTTCAGAACCAATTGCAGCTTTGATGGTCATTTGCTCATATTCAAATGGGGCCATCAAAACGGATAAGAAGCGTTTGACGACAAGATCATAAATCTTCGCTTCCTTCGCACTCAATTTCCCCATCAATGCCGGCTGCTCAGTCGGGATGATTGCATGGTGATCACTGACTTTGCTGTCATCCACAAAAGATTTATTGGTCTTGATCGGGTTTGCCAAAATTTTCGAGGCGAACTTGGAATATGGCTGAACATTGCACGCTTGCACCCTGTCCTTCAACGTATCCACGATGTCACTTGATAAATAATTCGAATCGGTCCGTGGGTATGTGAGCACTTTATGCTGCTCATACAGCTTCTGCATGGTGGACAGAGTTTCCTTCGCAGAAAAGCCGAATATTTTATGGGCATCCTTTTGCAGCTGGGTCAAGTCATAAAGGCCCGGCGCATATTGCTTTTTATATTTCTTATCGACATCTTTGATTGAAGCTTGTTTCGACTGCAATTCCTTCACGATTTTTTCCGCTTTTTCCTTAGAGAAAATCCTTGTCGAATTCGTTTTCACATCGCTCCAAGTAAGCTTGAAATCGCCCTTTGTCTCCGCATGGATTCCATAGTACGGCGTCGGCTTGAAATTCCTGATATCCTCTTCTCTTTTGTCCATGATGGACAAAGTCGGAGTTTGAACGCGGCCGCATGAAAGCTGTGCATTATGCTTGGTCGTCAACGCACGTGTTGCATTGATTCCAACATACCAATCCGCTTCTGAACGTGCGACGGCGGAATGATACAGATTTTCAAAATCCTTCCCGGGTCTGAGCTTTGAAAATCCATCCTTGATCGCTTTATCTGTCACCGAAGAAATCCAAAGGCGCTTAAGCGGTTTATGGACACGCGCCTTCTCTATGATCCATCTGGCGACAAGCTCCCCTTCACGTCCGGCATCTGTGGCGATGACGATATCCTTGACATCGTTTCGGTTCATCAGTCCTTTAACCACATTGAACTGCTTTCCGCTTTGCTTGATCACGACAAGCTTTAAATGGTCCGGCATGATCGGGAGGTCTTCTATTTTCCAATATTTGTATTGATTGTCATACACCTCTGGGTCAGCTAAGGTAACCAAATGTCCAAGCGCCCAAGAGACGATATATCGGCTGCCTTCGAAGTATCCATTTGCTTTTTTCGTGCAGTTTAATACTCGGGCTATATCTCTTCCGACCGATGGCTTTTCGGCTAATACTAATGTTTTACTCATCCAAACATCCTTTCGAATCCATAAACAATCTATTTTATGTTCCATTTCATTTCATTCGTACCTCATTAGTTTACCAAACGAATGAAGATGTTTAAACTGACTGTTTTCGCAATTTTGCTGTGAAGCTCGGACCTCGCTTTTCCCATCACCCAATGAGATCGATGCCATTTCCTTTGAATGGGATGTCCCTAATGGTTCAAACTATTTGTATTGCATCAAGTCTAATCAATTGAACGAACTGAGATGACTATGGTAATTTCAATAATAATCACACCTATTTAAGGAGGACTTTATATGAACCAGCGTATGAATAGACAAATTCATTTAGTGGAACGCCCGAAAGCAGCACCGACACATGAACATTTCAATCTGGTGGAAACGTCCATCCCGAAGCTTGGGGATCAGGAAGTGCTCATTCATAATTTGTATTTATCTGTCGACCCTTACATGCGGGGACGTATGAGCGACGCGAAATCCTATGTCCCTCCCTTCAAGCTGAATGAGAAATTGGTTGGCGGCGTGGTTGGTGAAGTCGTCGAATCAAATTCAGATCAATTTCAAACTGGGGATGTCGTGACGGGCATGCTCGGCTGGGAAGAATATTCCATAGCTCCTGAGAAAGAAATCCGAAAAGTGAACCCTGAATTGGCACCGGTCACCACTTCACTCGGCATCCTTGGACTGACAGGTTTGACTGCCTACTTCGGGTTGATTGATATTTGCCAGCCGAAAGAAGGGGAAACCGTTGTCGTTTCTGGTGCAGCAGGGGCAGTCGGATCCGTCGTCGGCCAAATCGCTAAGATCAAAGGCGCACGTGTTGTCGGCATCGCCGGTTCCGATGAAAAGATCGACTATATCAAAAATGAGCTCGGCTTTGATGAAGCTATCAATTACAAAACAACCGAAAATATTCAGGAAGCATTGGAAAAGGCTTGCCCGAATGGAGTGGATGCCTATTTCGATAATGTAGGCGGAGAAATCTCTGATGCCGTTCTCAATCTGTTGAACAAGTTTGCCCGAATCGCTCAATGCGGCGCTATATCTTCCTATAATAAAGTGGATGATCAAGGTCCCCGGATTCAGACGAAATTGATTAAATCGAGCGCACTTATCAAAGGATTTATCGTTTCAGATTATGCCGAAAGATTCAAAGAAGGTGCAGAGCAGCTTGGCCAATGGCTGCAGCAAGGCAAACTGAAATACGAAGAGACGATTACAGAAGGATTCGAGAATATTCCAGATGCCTTCCTTGGATTGTTTGAAGGAAATAATCTTGGAAAGCAACTGGTCAAAATCGGCGAACCTCAGCATGCAAAACTATAATTTTATTTTGAAAAAGACAGATGCTCGTGCGCATCTGTCTTTTTTATTCGGCTATTTTCGTAAAGTATACAGCTATTGTAATGTTTATTTGTCCGCTTCAGGATGCTCACTTTCCGAGGGGCCACACACGAAGTGAGGTCGTTCGATGTTGGCACATGACGTGCCGAACTACTTAATCGAACATCCGCTCCTATTTCTCCTCGCAGCGCTGCGGGGTCTCAACTGTCCCGCTAATCCCGCCGGAGTCTTCGTCTTGCACTCCAATCAACACCTAGATTATGCTAATAACAACTAACATGCTTTAATATGGAAAACCCGAACGAATCCGAAGTCTATGGAAAGATTTCGGATGTTCGGGTTTTTCTTCAACTAAAACACTTTTGTCCAGCCTCTTTTATCTTTTCATAAGCACATCTTCATGAAACGCAGACCTTCGATTTTTCAATAATCCCCGTTCGTGATCTGCCCTTTGTAGAACCTCTTCTTTTCGATTTCGATGTCGAGCTCACGGGCGAATTGCTTCAATTCGCGTTCCTCCCGCTCCGTTACGATTGAAATGACGGTTCCTTCCGCACCGAATCTGCCAGTCCTGCCTGAACGGTGGATATATTGCGTCAGTTCTTTTGGAAAGTCAACATGTACCACATGTGTCACGCCTTTTATATCCAAACCTCGCGCAGCCACATCCGTCGCAAGCAGAAGATTCAATTTCCCTGTTCGGAAGTCCTTTAAATAAGACTTGCGCTCATCTTTTTTCAATTCGCTGTGAAGCATTCCTGATGGCAGGTCTTTGTATTGAAGCTTACTATTTAATACAGAAATCTCGCCGATATCCTTTACAAAGGCAAGGGCTTTGATATTATCAAGCCTTGCAATCTTCTCGAGGATCTTCGCTTTGTCCCTGGGCTCTGCGACAAAATAAATGTGATCGACATCCGATTGAATCGTCTCATCCTTATCGACTGTCAAAACTTCAGGCTCATTCAAAAGTTCCTTGCCGATTTTAAGCGTCCGTTCTGTCAATGTCGCTGAAAAGATGAGGGCCTGCCGATCCTGAAGGGTCGAATTCACGATGCTGTGGATGGTTTCAATATGCTCCGGCACCAATAATTGATCCCCTTCATCCAACACTACCGTCTTTACTTCGTGCATCTTTAATTTTTTTTGTTTGATGAGTTCAAGAATCCTTCCCGGTGTCCCCACAATGATTTGCGGGTGCTTCTTCAGCTTTTCGATCTGTCTTTTTACATTGGCTCCGCCGATCAGGGATGCGCCTTTGACTTGGCTTCCTTCCGTCCATTTTTGGAGTTCTTGGAAGATTTGCATGACGAGCTCCTGGGAAGAAGCCATGATCACGACTTGCGGGGCTTTTTTATCTGGATCGACTTTGTTGATGACAGGCAGCAAATAAGCGAGTGTCTTTCCTGTCCCAGTAGGCGATTGGGCAATGACGTCCTTCAGTTCCGAAATGGCAGGAATGGCTTTCGTTTGGATCGCAGTCGGCTCCTGAAACCCTTCCTTTTCCCAAACGGCTTGGATAAACGGTTTTAATTCAGCAAAAAAAGTTGCTTCAGTCATAATTATCTCCTTCGTTTTATGGGGTCTGACACGCGTTGCGGCATTGCGTCACCGAGTTCACTTTTTTAACACGGAGCGGGTCGGCCCCCCCTTTTGCAATATCCCCATTATACAGGCTGTGCAGTAATTTTAAAATGCATGCCTTAAAAATGACAATCATTTTGATACTAGTTGTCCATGATTGAAATTGAATTGGATCTTACACAGTTCTTGCCTGCTTTTTTGGCTGCATATAAGGACTGGTCAGCCTGATCGATTAATTCATTGACGGACGTGTGGAAACAACTTTGAGCTGAGCCGATGCCGACACTGACTGTCACCACTTTTTCATTGGAATCATCGTGCCGGATGTTCAATTCTTGGATTCCCGCTCTCAGCTTTTCCCCGAAATCAACTATAAATTCTGCATTCTTCCCTGGAAGGACGACACACATTTCTTCCCCGCCGAACCGGGCTGCCAACCCACTTGAACCAGTGAGATCTGCTACCTTTTTAGCCACTTTGATCAGGCATTGATCTCCTTCCAGATGTCCATATGAATCATTGAACTTTTTGAAATCATCAATATCGAGCAATATGATGGAAATAGACTGTCCATTGCGGCTGCATATTGTCCATTGATCGTTCAAATATTGGTCAAGATGACGGCGGTTGGCTAATTTCGTCAAGCCATCATTAAGGGAAAGCTCTTTTAAAATCGAATTCGCTTCTTTCAATTTTTGCTCCGATTTTTTGTTAAGCGTGATATCCTTCACGATTCCAAAGGTCCCTGTCACCTCTCCCTCGATGATGATCGGGATCGTCGTAATATTTACATCGATCAAACTCCCGTTTTTGTGCAGTAGGATTGAGTCATAATTTTGAGGCTTTCCTGTCATGGCTTTTTGAAAATTAATCAGGCTTTCTTCCTTATGGCCCGGGGCAACAAATAACCCTGCATTTTGATGGACCAATTCGTCTTCCTCATACCCCAATAACTTGATTGCAGCATTATTAACGCTTTTCAGCAGTCGATTTTTATCGACTGAGTACACAGGATCAGAATTATGCATGAACAACGACTGATACCGTTGGTGCTGCTCTGACAGCAGAGCGTACAATCGGTTCATTTCATAAAGGAAAATACTCAAAATCACACTGGCAGATATGAAGCTATTAATTCTTGCAAGGTACCAGCCGATTGAATATCTGCTTCCGCCCAAGAGCGTCAGTGTGACATCAAAGAAAAAGACCGATACAGCAAGGGTCAGCCAAACATCCAAAATGGTTTGCATTCTTCCGATAACAAGCAATCCAATGATGGATAAGATGAGGAGCAACCAGATCATCGGCCCGATCCCAGATGAAATGATGGCATTATAACCGCTGCCTGAAATGATGGCAGGCAGTGCTTCATGAAAGCGTGTGAAGCAAATGGTCAGTGCAGCAACCAACAATACAATTCCGATGATTGTACAAACACCGGTTATCCTTCGGCGGCTATGAAGGACAGGACCCTTCGAATACTTAACAGAAAGCAAATATAAGAGAATCCCTGCCGGAAAGCCCGTATGCCAGGCAACCCAGAACCAAACCGCCGTCTGGCCGCCTGCACCGAGAAGTCCGCTCTCGGTAAATACATTCGGAAAGGTCAGTAAATGCGGGATCGTAATCAGGCCATTATATAAAAATGTACCAGCCAATACTAATAGCGGTACAGACCCGGTTACACGGTATTGACGATAAAATAAATAACTCGTTACAGAATCTATGAATGATACGAGCGCGATAAATGCAGGTAAAAATGGTTTGATTTCAGGAAGCTGGTGACCTCCGAAAGGAAAAATGACGATCGTCAGCAGCATCATACCGAATCCAATGGAATAGGCAGTCAATCTCTGACCCTTGGTTGCAGCGATCGTAAAAAAATTAGGGAGTTTCACTTGTTCCACAGTTATACCTCATTTCCCAGGGATAATACTAGTTCTTAAGAATTATAAACGATTAAGTAACATTACAATAGTGAAAAAACGTAAATGGAACATTAATATTCGATAAAGAATGGTAAAAATACAAGTAGACCGATTTTATTTCAGGCTTTCTCTTTTATACTTGAGATAGCCTGCTGGGCGAGAGGGTGTCCAAATTATGAAGCTAAAGACAAAAGTTCTCTTATTTATCCTCATGGCGTTCATCTTCATCATCAGCGCAAAAACCATCGCTGCTGAAATCACGCCGCTTCCACCTAAAATGAAATCATCTTTCCTCATTATTGGCCACAGGGGTGCAAGCGGACTGGCGCCTGAACATACATTTTCTTCGTATGACCTGGTCAATCAGCGAGAAAGAGCTTATATTGAAATTGACTTGCAGATGACAAAGGATGGAAAATTGATCGCGATGCATGACCCGACTCTTGACCGAACAACCAATGGAAACGGGCTTGTGAAAGATAAATCTTTAAAAGATATAAAAAGTCTCGATGCAGGGAGCTGGTTCAACGAAAATACCCCCCAGCATGCAAATCCCGCATATAAAGGAGAAAAGGTCCCTACTTTAGAGGAGATTTTTCAACGCTATGGGTCTGATGCGCATTACTATATCGAAACCAAATCTCCCGGGGACTATCCCGGTATGGAAGAGAACTTGCTGCAGCTATTAGCGAAATACCACATCCAAAAAGGCAGCAATGTCATCATTGAATCGTTCAGCAAAGCCAGCCTGCAAAAAATTCACAGATTGGCACCATCCATTCCACTCGTTCAATTATTGTTATATAAACAGGCTGAGGATGGCGGTTTTGTGGAAATGAACCGGCTGACTTCCTCCCCATCACAATTAATGGGCAGCGAGCTTGATGCTATCCACCAGTATGCCGTTGGAATCGGGATGAACTATCGCTATGGAAATAAATTTATCGTCCGTGAATCCTTTATCCAAAAGGCTCGGGCGCATGGACTGCTTGTTCATCCATTTACCGTCAATGATAAAGGTGATATGAAGCGGCTCTATGACTGGGGGGCAACAGGGATGTTCACCAACTTCCCCGAAAGATTGCATCAGGTTTACAAACAATCTGAATCAGAGGCAAATTAGATTTGTATCCAAATGAAAAGAGTCGGGATTTGCCGACTCTTTTTTATTGGTTCAATATTTTAGATAAAATTCCGTTTAATTTTTTTAAATCATCCGACTCGATCGAAAGATTCTCAAGGAGTTGGGTCGGAACACATTCAGCCCTCTCCTGCATCTTTTTCCCCTTTTCTGTTAAAGATATATTGACGATACGTTCGTCTACTTCCGATCTTTTTCTTTCGATGATGACGTTCGCTTCCATTCTTTTCAACATCGGAGTCAATGTTCCTGAATCTAAATAAAGACGCTTGCCCAATTCTTTCACCGTGATGGTGTCGATTTCCCATAAAACAAGGAGAACAAGGTATTGTGGGTATGTTATTTCAAGTTCCTTCAGCAGTGGGCGATAGAGCTTGGTCACTTCTCTTTCAGCCGCATACAGCTTGAAGCATATTTGATTTTCCAACTTTAATTTTTCCTCACTCATGTTTTGCCTACTTTCAGTGTGGTATACCATACTAAACATTTATTTAATAGTAATAAAAAACTCACACAAAAGTCAATTGTGCAAAATTAAATTTTTGACAATCTTTCATTCTTAATGGTATTATAATTTTGTAAAATTAAATTGTGCACAATCTTTTAAATGAAAAGGAGTGTTTTAATATGGAAAAAGCATTGTATACAGCGAGTGCGACAGCACAAGGTGGACGTAGCGGAAAGGTAACCACAAGCGACGGCACATTGGACTTGAATCTGTCCATGCCGAAATCTTTGGGAGGAAATGAAGAAGCGGGAGCGACCAATCCTGAACAGCTATTTGCTGCCGGCTATTCCGCCTGCTTTGACAGCGCCCTTCATCTCGTCGCCCAAAAAGCGCGCAAGAAAATTGAATCCCGTGTGACAGCAGAAGTCAGTATTGGAAAAGAAGGGGATGGCTTCGGTCTTGCCGTCAAACTGAATGTCGGCATCAACGGAGTTTCACAAGAAGAAGCAGAGGAGCTTGTAGAAAAAGCACATGGAGTCTGCCCGTACTCCAAGGCCACGCGTGGAAATATTGACGTACAGCTATCAGCAGAATTGATTTAACAGAGCATTGTAAAAATGTTTTTTTGATCATCCGATAAAAAATGCAGCCAAAACGTGCTTTGGC
The nucleotide sequence above comes from Falsibacillus albus. Encoded proteins:
- a CDS encoding DEAD/DEAH box helicase; protein product: MTEATFFAELKPFIQAVWEKEGFQEPTAIQTKAIPAISELKDVIAQSPTGTGKTLAYLLPVINKVDPDKKAPQVVIMASSQELVMQIFQELQKWTEGSQVKGASLIGGANVKRQIEKLKKHPQIIVGTPGRILELIKQKKLKMHEVKTVVLDEGDQLLVPEHIETIHSIVNSTLQDRQALIFSATLTERTLKIGKELLNEPEVLTVDKDETIQSDVDHIYFVAEPRDKAKILEKIARLDNIKALAFVKDIGEISVLNSKLQYKDLPSGMLHSELKKDERKSYLKDFRTGKLNLLLATDVAARGLDIKGVTHVVHVDFPKELTQYIHRSGRTGRFGAEGTVISIVTEREERELKQFARELDIEIEKKRFYKGQITNGDY
- a CDS encoding DNA topoisomerase III, translated to MSKTLVLAEKPSVGRDIARVLNCTKKANGYFEGSRYIVSWALGHLVTLADPEVYDNQYKYWKIEDLPIMPDHLKLVVIKQSGKQFNVVKGLMNRNDVKDIVIATDAGREGELVARWIIEKARVHKPLKRLWISSVTDKAIKDGFSKLRPGKDFENLYHSAVARSEADWYVGINATRALTTKHNAQLSCGRVQTPTLSIMDKREEDIRNFKPTPYYGIHAETKGDFKLTWSDVKTNSTRIFSKEKAEKIVKELQSKQASIKDVDKKYKKQYAPGLYDLTQLQKDAHKIFGFSAKETLSTMQKLYEQHKVLTYPRTDSNYLSSDIVDTLKDRVQACNVQPYSKFASKILANPIKTNKSFVDDSKVSDHHAIIPTEQPALMGKLSAKEAKIYDLVVKRFLSVLMAPFEYEQMTIKAAIGSEMFTAKGKTILSQGWKQLYQYDTDEDSSDEIMDQLLPSLKKGDELKVHRLSLTSGETKPPARFNEGTLLGAMENPVKFMEEGQKDLKKTLNETGGLGTVATRADIIEKLFNTFLIEKRGKDLFLTSKGRQLLDLVPEDLKSPSLTAQWEQKLGAISDGKLSKGKFINEMKAYAKEVVNEIKGSEQKFKHDNLTGSKCPDCGKLMLEVNGKKGKMLVCQDRECGHRKNIYKVTNARCPNCHKKLKMTGEGEGQTFVCTCGHREKLSAFNKRKSKQKNNKVSKRDVAKYMKKQDDEPTNPALAEALKKLNLHQD
- a CDS encoding glycerophosphodiester phosphodiesterase, translating into MMKLKTKVLLFILMAFIFIISAKTIAAEITPLPPKMKSSFLIIGHRGASGLAPEHTFSSYDLVNQRERAYIEIDLQMTKDGKLIAMHDPTLDRTTNGNGLVKDKSLKDIKSLDAGSWFNENTPQHANPAYKGEKVPTLEEIFQRYGSDAHYYIETKSPGDYPGMEENLLQLLAKYHIQKGSNVIIESFSKASLQKIHRLAPSIPLVQLLLYKQAEDGGFVEMNRLTSSPSQLMGSELDAIHQYAVGIGMNYRYGNKFIVRESFIQKARAHGLLVHPFTVNDKGDMKRLYDWGATGMFTNFPERLHQVYKQSESEAN
- a CDS encoding NADP-dependent oxidoreductase translates to MNRQIHLVERPKAAPTHEHFNLVETSIPKLGDQEVLIHNLYLSVDPYMRGRMSDAKSYVPPFKLNEKLVGGVVGEVVESNSDQFQTGDVVTGMLGWEEYSIAPEKEIRKVNPELAPVTTSLGILGLTGLTAYFGLIDICQPKEGETVVVSGAAGAVGSVVGQIAKIKGARVVGIAGSDEKIDYIKNELGFDEAINYKTTENIQEALEKACPNGVDAYFDNVGGEISDAVLNLLNKFARIAQCGAISSYNKVDDQGPRIQTKLIKSSALIKGFIVSDYAERFKEGAEQLGQWLQQGKLKYEETITEGFENIPDAFLGLFEGNNLGKQLVKIGEPQHAKL
- a CDS encoding MASE4 domain-containing protein; its protein translation is MEQVKLPNFFTIAATKGQRLTAYSIGFGMMLLTIVIFPFGGHQLPEIKPFLPAFIALVSFIDSVTSYLFYRQYRVTGSVPLLVLAGTFLYNGLITIPHLLTFPNVFTESGLLGAGGQTAVWFWVAWHTGFPAGILLYLLSVKYSKGPVLHSRRRITGVCTIIGIVLLVAALTICFTRFHEALPAIISGSGYNAIISSGIGPMIWLLLILSIIGLLVIGRMQTILDVWLTLAVSVFFFDVTLTLLGGSRYSIGWYLARINSFISASVILSIFLYEMNRLYALLSEQHQRYQSLFMHNSDPVYSVDKNRLLKSVNNAAIKLLGYEEDELVHQNAGLFVAPGHKEESLINFQKAMTGKPQNYDSILLHKNGSLIDVNITTIPIIIEGEVTGTFGIVKDITLNKKSEQKLKEANSILKELSLNDGLTKLANRRHLDQYLNDQWTICSRNGQSISIILLDIDDFKKFNDSYGHLEGDQCLIKVAKKVADLTGSSGLAARFGGEEMCVVLPGKNAEFIVDFGEKLRAGIQELNIRHDDSNEKVVTVSVGIGSAQSCFHTSVNELIDQADQSLYAAKKAGKNCVRSNSISIMDN
- a CDS encoding ATP-binding protein, which encodes MNQSKKTALKIAIVYIVIGVIWIVLSDDFSIILAQNKLQLYIFFQRYKGWLFILVTGVIIYILVYRRTESILSSEKQLLLKEHKLEEKNQRYQSLYHYNPDGVFEMTQAGKLAAVNPEGQAIIGYGEEELKGMNMAELIVDHDKQKAVDTFNAALAGEAQKFEMTLLNADGQERLTRCSLIPIVINMEVTGVFGILRDITESRKSEELMITSEKMSVIGQLAAAVAHEIRNPLTSLKGFVQLLSQKKTSDYQYLDIMMSEIERINLISSEMLILGKNQEVKFTKTDPMEVLNQVMVLMEAEANMQGVELVLNNHLEEVVFIMADQNQLKQVFINIIKNSLEAVKIEGEVEINVERNSAEVTISIVDNGIGIEKARMSTLGEPFYSTKEKGTGLGLAVCFKIIERHQGNIHIESEKGAGTKVTVVLPIMQE
- a CDS encoding MarR family winged helix-turn-helix transcriptional regulator — its product is MSEEKLKLENQICFKLYAAEREVTKLYRPLLKELEITYPQYLVLLVLWEIDTITVKELGKRLYLDSGTLTPMLKRMEANVIIERKRSEVDERIVNISLTEKGKKMQERAECVPTQLLENLSIESDDLKKLNGILSKILNQ
- a CDS encoding organic hydroperoxide resistance protein — translated: MEKALYTASATAQGGRSGKVTTSDGTLDLNLSMPKSLGGNEEAGATNPEQLFAAGYSACFDSALHLVAQKARKKIESRVTAEVSIGKEGDGFGLAVKLNVGINGVSQEEAEELVEKAHGVCPYSKATRGNIDVQLSAELI